One Amycolatopsis thermophila DNA segment encodes these proteins:
- a CDS encoding F420-dependent hydroxymycolic acid dehydrogenase, which translates to MEFSRRTLGMFAASAGLPRFEPPAARAPVGLVLSHEQFPTARLLDFARQAEDAGFSFVWASDHLQPWQDDQGHSMFPWLTLALVGERTRRLAFGSGVTCPSYRHHPSEVAQAFASLELLAPGRTFLGVGTGEAVNEQAGTGQYGRYAERHDRLAEAIELIRRLWTGERVTFRGRFFTTDQLKLYDLPSKPPPVYVAAQGPKSARLAGRYGDGWITQAGASLDPALRNAFAEGARAAGKNPDAMPKWAELFAVAGDQREIDLAAARWRFTVKPADLPNPEAIQEAAQATSLAEVASRWAVGTDPAVHVEAVRKLLDAGVTPVLHFPQQDPGAAIEFYRTRVLPRL; encoded by the coding sequence ATGGAGTTCTCGCGCCGCACGCTGGGCATGTTCGCCGCCTCCGCCGGGCTGCCCCGGTTCGAACCTCCGGCGGCGCGGGCGCCCGTCGGGCTGGTGTTGTCGCACGAGCAGTTCCCCACCGCACGCCTGCTGGACTTCGCCCGCCAGGCGGAGGACGCCGGCTTTTCGTTCGTGTGGGCCAGCGACCACCTGCAGCCGTGGCAGGACGACCAGGGCCACTCGATGTTCCCGTGGCTGACGCTCGCGCTGGTCGGCGAGCGGACGCGACGGCTCGCCTTCGGGTCCGGCGTGACCTGCCCCAGCTACCGGCATCACCCGAGCGAGGTGGCGCAAGCGTTTGCCTCGCTCGAACTGCTCGCACCGGGACGGACGTTCCTCGGCGTGGGCACCGGGGAAGCGGTCAACGAGCAGGCCGGCACGGGCCAGTACGGCCGCTACGCCGAGCGGCACGACCGGCTGGCCGAGGCGATCGAGCTGATCCGCCGCCTGTGGACGGGGGAGCGCGTCACCTTCCGTGGCCGGTTCTTCACGACCGACCAGCTCAAGCTGTACGACCTGCCGTCGAAGCCGCCGCCGGTGTACGTGGCCGCGCAGGGGCCGAAGAGCGCGCGGCTGGCGGGCCGGTACGGCGACGGCTGGATCACCCAGGCCGGGGCGTCGCTCGACCCGGCGCTGCGGAACGCCTTCGCCGAGGGTGCGCGGGCGGCGGGCAAGAACCCGGACGCGATGCCGAAGTGGGCCGAGCTGTTCGCGGTGGCCGGCGACCAGCGCGAGATCGACCTGGCGGCCGCCCGCTGGCGGTTCACCGTGAAGCCCGCCGACCTGCCCAACCCCGAGGCGATCCAGGAGGCCGCGCAGGCCACGTCGCTCGCGGAGGTGGCGTCGCGGTGGGCCGTGGGCACCGATCCGGCGGTGCACGTCGAGGCGGTGCGGAAACTGCTGGACGCGGGCGTGACGCCGGTCCTGCACTTCCCGCAGCAGGACCCGGGCGCGGCCATCGAGTTCTACCGCACCCGGGTCCTGCCGCGGCTCTAG
- the purE gene encoding 5-(carboxyamino)imidazole ribonucleotide mutase, with the protein MARWLRHPRQGSALVTDVGVIMGSDSDWPVLEAAGAALDEFGVSYEVGVYSAHRTPQRMLDYARTAAERGLKVIIAGAGGAAHLPGMVASATVLPVIGVPVPLKYLDGMDSLLSIVQMPAGVPVATVSVGGARNAGLLAVRILAAQDPALREKMAAFQADLEQLVLDKDAKLRERVRPQP; encoded by the coding sequence ATGGCCCGATGGCTACGACATCCACGGCAAGGGAGCGCGCTCGTGACCGACGTCGGCGTGATCATGGGCAGTGACTCGGACTGGCCCGTGCTGGAGGCGGCCGGGGCGGCGCTGGACGAGTTCGGCGTGTCCTACGAGGTCGGCGTGTACTCCGCGCACCGGACGCCGCAGCGCATGCTGGACTACGCCCGCACGGCGGCGGAGCGTGGCCTCAAGGTGATCATCGCCGGCGCCGGTGGAGCCGCGCACCTGCCGGGCATGGTCGCCTCGGCGACCGTCCTGCCGGTGATCGGCGTGCCGGTGCCGTTGAAGTACCTGGACGGTATGGACTCGCTGCTGTCGATCGTGCAGATGCCGGCCGGGGTCCCGGTGGCCACGGTGTCCGTCGGCGGCGCCCGCAACGCCGGGCTGCTGGCGGTGCGGATCCTGGCCGCGCAGGACCCGGCGCTGCGGGAGAAGATGGCCGCCTTCCAGGCCGACCTCGAACAACTGGTGCTCGACAAGGACGCCAAGCTCCGCGAACGCGTGCGTCCGCAGCCCTGA
- a CDS encoding 5-(carboxyamino)imidazole ribonucleotide synthase — MDKRTGLPIVGMVGGGQLARMTHQAAISLGQSMRVLAVDENDSAAMVAGSVQIGHHTDLDALREFAKTVDVVTFDHEHVPWEHLFALVNEGFTVRPGPDALAFAQNKLVMRDRLSATGFPCPPYAEVSEVEDLLKFGAEHSWPVVLKAATGGYDGRGVWMVDDDAEARKLVPELLAAGTELLVEQRVEMKRELSALVARSPFGQGAAWPVVETVQENGINTEVLAPAPGLTSRQVHEAQELALRLADELNVVGILAVELFETDGGLLVNELAMRPHNSGHWTMDGSATSQFEQHVRAVLDYPLGVTDLLAPTVMANVLGAPVTPEMAPDERLHHLFARFPDAHVHLYGKGERPGRKLGHVNFVGGDLENLRTRAKLAAHWLSHAEWPDGYDIHGKGARS, encoded by the coding sequence ATGGACAAGCGCACAGGCCTCCCGATCGTCGGGATGGTGGGCGGCGGCCAGCTCGCCAGGATGACACACCAGGCCGCGATCTCGCTGGGACAGTCGATGCGGGTGCTCGCGGTCGACGAGAACGACTCGGCCGCGATGGTCGCCGGGAGCGTCCAGATCGGGCACCACACCGACCTGGACGCGCTTCGCGAGTTCGCGAAGACGGTCGACGTGGTCACCTTCGACCACGAGCACGTCCCGTGGGAGCACCTCTTCGCGCTGGTCAACGAGGGTTTCACGGTCCGTCCCGGCCCGGACGCGCTGGCGTTCGCGCAGAACAAGCTCGTGATGCGCGACCGGCTGTCGGCCACCGGCTTCCCGTGCCCGCCGTACGCGGAAGTGTCCGAAGTGGAGGACCTGCTCAAGTTCGGCGCGGAGCACTCGTGGCCGGTCGTGCTGAAGGCCGCCACCGGCGGGTACGACGGCCGTGGCGTGTGGATGGTCGACGACGACGCCGAGGCGCGCAAGCTCGTCCCCGAGCTGCTGGCCGCGGGCACCGAGCTGCTGGTGGAGCAGCGCGTCGAGATGAAGCGCGAGCTCTCCGCGCTGGTCGCCCGCTCGCCGTTCGGGCAGGGCGCGGCGTGGCCGGTCGTGGAGACGGTGCAGGAGAACGGCATCAACACCGAGGTGCTGGCGCCCGCGCCGGGCCTCACCTCGCGCCAGGTGCACGAGGCGCAGGAGCTGGCGCTGCGGCTGGCGGACGAGCTGAACGTGGTCGGCATCCTGGCGGTCGAGCTGTTCGAGACCGACGGCGGCCTGCTGGTCAACGAGCTGGCGATGCGCCCGCACAACTCCGGCCACTGGACGATGGACGGGTCGGCGACCTCGCAGTTCGAGCAGCACGTGCGCGCGGTCCTGGACTACCCGCTGGGTGTGACCGACCTGCTCGCGCCGACGGTGATGGCGAACGTCCTCGGCGCGCCGGTCACGCCGGAGATGGCGCCCGACGAGCGGCTGCACCACCTGTTCGCCCGCTTCCCGGACGCGCACGTGCACCTCTACGGCAAGGGCGAGCGGCCCGGTCGCAAGCTCGGGCACGTCAACTTCGTCGGCGGCGACCTGGAGAACCTGCGGACGCGGGCCAAGCTGGCCGCGCACTGGCTGTCGCACGCCGAATGGCCCGATGGCTACGACATCCACGGCAAGGGAGCGCGCTCGTGA
- a CDS encoding glycosyltransferase 87 family protein: MTTLRSRAEPALVGALVLGAFAVGVAVWLGGWQLGADSAVYRAGALTFLHGDDVYTPERLTTLPSWVSLPFTYPPAAALLFVPLTALPSGLTWGILAAASVLSLAVVVRVSGRFRGWAVAGLTVAALGLEPVWKTIFLGQINLVLLALVVVDVLVLAGTRWPGVLTGVAAAVKLTPLIFVAHLFVTGRWRDGLRALATFAGLQVLMFVLMPGDAARYWAEAAFDPDRVGGVSWIFNQSLGGLVNRLSHQASWSTAVALGIGALLAVPAVWLVVRLHRRGETLAALLVTAFLGLLVSPVSWSHHWVWAVPLAVLLASKGRWVWAGLVTAFFASCVVMLVPNGGDTEFGWGPELFVPGNAYVLAAALGILGLAARELRLPVI; encoded by the coding sequence GTGACGACGCTTCGCTCGCGCGCTGAACCGGCGCTGGTCGGCGCCCTCGTGCTGGGCGCGTTCGCGGTGGGGGTGGCCGTCTGGCTCGGCGGCTGGCAGCTGGGCGCGGACAGCGCCGTCTACCGCGCCGGTGCGCTGACCTTCCTGCACGGCGACGACGTCTACACGCCGGAACGGCTGACCACCCTGCCGTCGTGGGTGTCCCTCCCGTTCACCTACCCGCCGGCCGCCGCCCTGCTGTTCGTGCCGCTGACCGCGCTGCCCAGCGGCCTGACCTGGGGGATCCTGGCGGCGGCGTCGGTGCTGTCGCTGGCCGTCGTGGTCCGGGTCAGCGGGCGGTTCCGGGGCTGGGCGGTCGCCGGGCTGACCGTGGCGGCGCTCGGGCTCGAGCCGGTGTGGAAGACGATCTTCCTCGGCCAGATCAACCTCGTGCTGCTCGCGCTGGTCGTGGTCGACGTGCTGGTGCTGGCCGGCACCCGGTGGCCGGGGGTGCTGACCGGGGTCGCGGCCGCGGTCAAGCTGACCCCGTTGATCTTCGTGGCGCACCTGTTCGTCACCGGCCGGTGGCGCGACGGCCTGCGCGCGCTGGCCACGTTCGCCGGGCTGCAGGTCCTGATGTTCGTGCTCATGCCGGGCGACGCCGCGCGGTACTGGGCCGAGGCGGCGTTCGACCCGGACCGCGTGGGCGGGGTGTCCTGGATCTTCAACCAGTCGCTCGGCGGGCTGGTCAACCGGCTCTCCCACCAGGCGTCCTGGTCGACCGCGGTCGCGCTGGGCATCGGCGCGCTGCTCGCGGTGCCCGCGGTGTGGCTGGTCGTGCGGCTGCACCGGCGCGGTGAGACGCTGGCCGCGCTGCTGGTCACGGCGTTCCTCGGGCTGCTCGTCTCGCCGGTGTCGTGGTCGCACCACTGGGTGTGGGCGGTGCCGCTGGCGGTGCTGCTCGCGTCGAAGGGGCGCTGGGTGTGGGCCGGCCTGGTGACCGCGTTCTTCGCCAGCTGCGTCGTGATGCTGGTGCCCAACGGCGGTGACACCGAGTTCGGCTGGGGGCCGGAGCTGTTCGTGCCCGGCAACGCCTACGTGCTGGCCGCGGCGCTCGGAATCCTCGGCCTGGCGGCCCGTGAGCTGCGTCTCCCCGTAATCTAA
- a CDS encoding glycosyltransferase 87 family protein yields the protein MTQSVPAAGGEPLGEPAHPRLALRTSLARLSVRPRSILLLSLVPLLGIVFGVVGWLVDWRLGVDSAVYRAGAITLLHGDPLYDANTLPPEPWWALLPFTYPPTAALLFVPLAILPVQIAWGVLTAISVLAMALVIRVAIGSLPTPPAVRRWWSSPARATLLFSVVMLGLEPVWRTIFLGQINLILMAIVVLDVLVVTTRGSRWGGVLVGIASAVKLTPLVFVAHLFLTGKRREAVNAFGVFVGLQLLMLLLIPGDTIRYWTKTISDTGRIGPVHWAGNQSLNGLMNRVTDLAPWASKAALGVAALLAVPAVWLVLRFHRRGQALAALLVTAFFGLLASPISWSHHWVWAVPLIVLLVSRLPQTTFAAAWKRWVGTAAVAAVFISCVLLALPNGRNIELHWKFWQSVLGNAYILTPLVLTVVLVTRWAVQRRRERARDDASLAR from the coding sequence GTGACACAGTCAGTGCCCGCCGCCGGCGGCGAACCGCTCGGAGAGCCTGCGCACCCGCGCCTGGCCCTGCGGACCTCGCTCGCCCGGTTGTCGGTCCGGCCGCGTTCGATCCTGCTGCTGTCCCTCGTCCCGCTGCTCGGCATCGTCTTCGGCGTCGTCGGCTGGCTGGTCGACTGGCGGCTCGGTGTCGACAGCGCGGTGTACCGGGCGGGGGCGATCACCCTGCTGCACGGTGACCCGCTGTACGACGCGAACACGCTGCCGCCGGAGCCGTGGTGGGCGCTGCTGCCGTTCACCTACCCGCCGACGGCCGCGCTGCTGTTCGTGCCGCTGGCGATCCTGCCGGTCCAGATCGCCTGGGGTGTGCTGACCGCGATCTCGGTGCTGGCGATGGCGCTGGTGATCCGCGTGGCGATCGGGTCGTTGCCGACGCCGCCCGCGGTGCGCCGCTGGTGGTCCTCACCCGCGCGCGCGACGCTGCTGTTCTCCGTCGTCATGCTGGGCCTGGAGCCGGTGTGGCGGACGATCTTCCTCGGTCAGATCAACCTGATCCTGATGGCGATCGTGGTGCTCGACGTCCTCGTCGTCACCACGCGCGGTTCGCGGTGGGGCGGGGTGCTGGTCGGCATCGCCTCGGCGGTGAAGCTGACGCCGCTGGTGTTCGTGGCGCACCTGTTCCTGACCGGCAAGCGCCGCGAGGCGGTGAACGCGTTCGGCGTGTTCGTCGGGCTGCAGCTGCTGATGCTGCTGCTCATCCCGGGCGACACGATCCGCTACTGGACCAAGACGATCTCCGACACCGGCCGCATCGGCCCGGTGCACTGGGCGGGCAACCAGTCGCTGAACGGCCTGATGAACCGCGTCACCGACCTCGCACCGTGGGCGTCGAAGGCGGCGCTGGGCGTGGCCGCGCTGCTGGCGGTGCCGGCGGTGTGGCTGGTGCTGCGCTTCCACCGCCGCGGGCAGGCGCTGGCCGCGCTGCTGGTCACGGCGTTCTTCGGGCTGCTGGCCTCGCCGATCTCGTGGTCGCACCACTGGGTGTGGGCGGTGCCGCTGATCGTGCTGCTCGTGTCGCGGCTGCCGCAGACCACCTTCGCCGCGGCGTGGAAGCGCTGGGTCGGTACCGCGGCGGTGGCCGCGGTGTTCATCAGCTGCGTGCTGCTGGCGTTGCCGAACGGGCGCAACATCGAGCTGCACTGGAAGTTCTGGCAGAGCGTGCTGGGCAACGCCTACATCCTGACGCCACTGGTCCTGACCGTGGTGCTGGTGACGCGCTGGGCGGTGCAGCGCCGGCGGGAGCGCGCGCGTGACGACGCTTCGCTCGCGCGCTGA
- a CDS encoding GGDEF domain-containing protein: MDVPARGVRLEPERGGSLQVLRARWQSASLAAGWRFPSDWALPEVDSVCAALLRDVPPDIAIAGLARARAVAGAGLAETLLDLAALHAVITSPGDAGDLMSPDVDALPSRLLRVAALAWADVAMDKLASTEVIDPLTGLPTAAYLRTRLRELYGRPGHQVAEDHTLLVVSVDLSGVSGWPRLTAMILIAEALRAVFDGGESIASLGPSTAAAVVPRDGRIAGKAVLLRRELHERLSVDDQLEQVGAPKIKLIRLPATHRSACDLLQRLART, from the coding sequence GTGGACGTGCCGGCCAGGGGTGTGCGGCTCGAACCGGAGCGCGGCGGGTCGCTGCAGGTGCTGCGCGCCCGCTGGCAGTCCGCGAGCCTGGCCGCGGGGTGGCGGTTCCCCAGCGACTGGGCGTTGCCGGAGGTCGACAGCGTGTGCGCGGCCCTGCTGCGCGACGTTCCGCCGGACATCGCGATCGCGGGCCTGGCCAGGGCCCGAGCCGTGGCGGGTGCCGGGCTCGCCGAAACGCTACTCGATCTCGCGGCGTTACACGCCGTGATCACCTCTCCGGGGGATGCCGGCGACCTCATGAGCCCGGACGTGGACGCCCTGCCGTCCCGGTTGCTGCGCGTGGCGGCACTGGCCTGGGCCGACGTGGCGATGGACAAGCTCGCCAGCACCGAGGTGATCGACCCGCTGACCGGCCTGCCGACCGCCGCGTACCTGCGCACCCGGCTGCGCGAGCTGTACGGGCGGCCCGGCCACCAGGTCGCCGAGGACCACACCCTGCTCGTCGTGTCGGTCGACCTGTCCGGCGTGAGCGGGTGGCCGCGGCTGACCGCGATGATCCTGATCGCGGAGGCGCTACGGGCGGTGTTCGACGGCGGCGAGAGCATCGCCTCGCTCGGGCCGTCCACCGCCGCCGCCGTGGTGCCGCGGGACGGCCGGATCGCCGGGAAGGCGGTACTGCTGCGACGCGAGCTGCACGAGCGCCTGTCGGTCGACGACCAGCTGGAACAGGTCGGCGCGCCGAAGATCAAGCTGATCCGGCTGCCCGCCACGCACCGGTCCGCGTGCGATCTCCTCCAGCGGCTCGCGCGAACCTGA